One genomic segment of Jaculus jaculus isolate mJacJac1 chromosome 2, mJacJac1.mat.Y.cur, whole genome shotgun sequence includes these proteins:
- the Cxxc4 gene encoding CXXC-type zinc finger protein 4 has product MNTNVCVEPGPSPEAPGLPKDSHLPEGALNSLVDYNSEMERYRSFATSFYKTNGGAFPQAAKIARITTPIFPSSAAAAAAAARIGMSPWNCDNAATAAAATAMLWGSGGSGGGGGGGGGGGGRKSSSAAASSSASASASSSAILPGGGGGGGGGGGGGGGGGGGGGRTSMHHRNDSQRLGKAGCPPEPSLQMANTNFLSTLSPEHCRPLAGECMNKLKCGAAEAEIMNLPERVGTFSAIPALGGISLPPGVIVMTALHSPAAASAAVSDSAFQIANLADCPQNHSSSSSSSSGGAGGANPAKKKRKRCGVCVPCKRLINCGVCSSCRNRKTGHQICKFRKCEELKKKPGTSLERTPVPSAEAFRWFF; this is encoded by the coding sequence ATGAACACCAATGTCTGCGTGGAGCCCGGGCCGAGCCCGGAGGCCCCGGGCTTGCCCAAGGACAGCCACCTGCCCGAGGGGGCCCTCAACAGCCTTGTGGATTACAACTCGGAGATGGAGCGCTACCGCTCCTTCGCCACGTCCTTCTACAAGACCAACGGGGGCGCCTTCCCGCAGGCGGCCAAGATCGCGCGCATCACCACCCCCATCTTCCCCagcagcgccgccgccgccgcggccgccgcGCGCATCGGCATGTCCCCCTGGAACTGCGACAACGcggccaccgccgccgccgccaccgccatgCTCTGGGGCAGCGGggggagcggcggcggcggcggcggcgggggcggcgggggcggcAGGAAatcctcctccgccgccgcctcctcctccgcctccgcctccgcctcctCCTCGGCCATCctccccggcggcggcggcggcggcggcggcggcggcggtggcggcggcggcggcggcggcggcggcggcaggacCAGCATGCACCACCGAAACGACTCCCAGCGGCTGGGGAAAGCTGGCTGTCCGCCAGAGCCGTCGTTGCAAATGGCAAATACTAATTTCCTCTCCACCTTATCCCCCGAACACTGCAGACCTTTGGCGGGGGAATGCATGAACAAGCTCAAATGCGGCGCTGCTGAAGCAGAGATAATGAATCTCCCCGAGCGCGTGGGGACTTTTTCCGCTATCCCGGCTTTAGGGGGCATCTCATTACCTCCAGGGGTCATCGTCATGACAGCCCTTCACTCCCCCGCAGCAGCCTCAGCAGCCGTCTCAGACAGTGCGTTTCAAATTGCCAATCTGGCAGACTGCCCGCAGAatcattcctcctcctcctcgtcctcctcggGGGGAGCTGGCGGAGCCAACCCTgccaagaagaagaggaaaaggtgtGGGGTCTGCGTGCCCTGCAAGAGGCTTATCAACTGTGGCGTCTGCAGCAGTTGCAGGAACCGCAAAACGGGACACCAGATCTGCAAATTTAGGAAATGTGAAGAGCTAAAGAAAAAACCTGGCACTTCGCTAGAG